The following nucleotide sequence is from Salvia splendens isolate huo1 chromosome 2, SspV2, whole genome shotgun sequence.
GAATATGTTgtttctaatttaaaaaaaagtcttCTCTCTTTAATAAGTtaccacaagaatatgcactttttaattttagaaagtctttttctctctaataaggtgagactcattatatactaataatattttaattactttttctctctacatctctcttactttaccaattttacattaaaacttatgtcgtccccaaagtgcatattctttaggaacggagggagtattaaataaaacaaaacaaaaggttAAATCATCATCAAATCATAAAAACGTCGAATTTTGCAATATTTTCACATTTATAAAAGTGTTGTTAAACGGCATTGTTAAAATGTCCACTAGTTACATTATACAAGTGTTGTGCCAAGCTTTTGATATAGCTTGAACAGATAAGACATGTGCCCAAATCCAATAATAAGATTATTTCATCCTAAGAGCAACTAGTCTGAACTAAAGTTGTTCGATCTTCACAGCATCACATAAAAAGTTAGCACCATTAAGATGTTTAGCAGCTACTCCAACACAGATAGAATGAAATGATGAATATGCATAACATGCCCTGCTTATCAGCTTAAACATAGCATTTCAAATACCGCATTTTGCAGTAAGAGTTTAGGACTTTCActacaaaataaagaaaagctTCTGGGCTCCATTTCATTCAAAAGTACTTCGGCCTTGAACAAAAAAGAAGCCAATATACTAGTAATGGTAGAACCTTAAACTATATGATGACTAAATAGCAGACGGCCATTCTAATCTGTACATattctaaaactaagaacaGTCAAACAAGACTCTAATTGGAATAAAAAACAGGCAAGCAATGCCTTTCAAAGATCAAAGACAACAACTGCACTCATGAAAGTCAAATACAATTCAAGATTTATAGATAGAATGACAAAGTTAAAGTTATGGGAGATATAGGAGTTCCAAAAGAGGTCTCTCTAAGTTCAACTGACATTAGAAACAGAAAATGCTACTTTGGGAAATGACCAAATGAAGTTGAGAATTCTGCCCTGTTGTCCATAAACATCTATAAGCATAATAATGCAGTGGTAGATCAACTTACTAATAATCGTGGAAAAACAAAGCTTAAAAGCTAAGGCAATAATCGTTTTTCCCATCAAGTCTACCATCGAATTCCAACAATCTGTGATAATCAGAAGATATGCAATCCCCTATTCATCCATTATCGACGACATTGCAGAAATCATAAACTTCAttagaaaataaacaaaaacctACGTATCAATCACACCTTAATCAGCAACACTTGTCCTCCTGCTACAAAAGGAAACACTAATTATTCGCCATAGCTCTCTCATTCTCCACCTTCTGCGCGAAAAGCTTAGTAGCAAACATATTGTCATCGAAATAGCTAGCATAAGGGTGCCCTTTCGGAATCAATCTCCTATATTTCTCAAAACATTTCTCAGCCTCACCATTTTTCTTCAACAAGGTGTAAATTATGCCCTGGCAAAGGTAGGGCCTGAAATCCCTCGGCTCCTCCTTCACTAACTCTTGATATAATTTCAATGCATCTTCATATTTCCCCTCAAGCACTCTAATTTGAGCAAGCAACAGCTTGAAATCCCTCAAATCGGTCTTCTTATTTTCCTTCTTGCACAATGTAATCGCCTCTTCAACCCTCCTCTCAATAGCCACCAGATCCTGGCTCGACTCCTCCTGCGATGCCACCGTCACAAGCCCGTGATACGCCTCCACGCAAAAGGGATCCTTTTTCACCAGCTCGTTGAAGCCATTTCTAGCTAGCGGAAACTCACCATTGTAAGCAAACAGATGGGATTTCATCATCGGCCACTCCAATTCCTCCGGCTCGAGTTCCACCAATCTGTCGATAATCTCAATAGCTTCGGGAATCTTTTTGCTCTTAATCTTAATTTCCATCAAAGTCTTGAGTGCCTCAACATCGTCAGGGTTGGAAATTAAGTGCTCTTCAACAGATTTTTCCCTTTCTTCATCAGCAATGGAATCCCTTTCAGCTGTTTCTACATTAGGCGGTGAAATCGGGGTGGCGATTGCGGGTTTACAGGACATATAAAATCCAGAAACGAAAAGCGCCGCGGCGGCGACCGTGGTGGCCAAGGCGATTTTGAGAGGGTTGGAGGTTTGCAATTTGAACAATTTGGGAGAATTATCGGAGTTTTGATGATTAGGGTTGGGAGTGGGCAGAGAAGCGCGGATAGCGGGGAGAGAAAAGCGGGGTAGCGGCCGAGGCGGAAACTTGAGGGAGAGGGGAGATA
It contains:
- the LOC121764714 gene encoding protein SLOW GREEN 1, chloroplastic-like → MSPINSTAVNPTASRLPLLNPHRPSSSNPLSPLSLKFPPRPLPRFSLPAIRASLPTPNPNHQNSDNSPKLFKLQTSNPLKIALATTVAAAALFVSGFYMSCKPAIATPISPPNVETAERDSIADEEREKSVEEHLISNPDDVEALKTLMEIKIKSKKIPEAIEIIDRLVELEPEELEWPMMKSHLFAYNGEFPLARNGFNELVKKDPFCVEAYHGLVTVASQEESSQDLVAIERRVEEAITLCKKENKKTDLRDFKLLLAQIRVLEGKYEDALKLYQELVKEEPRDFRPYLCQGIIYTLLKKNGEAEKCFEKYRRLIPKGHPYASYFDDNMFATKLFAQKVENERAMANN